In Oryza brachyantha chromosome 2, ObraRS2, whole genome shotgun sequence, a single window of DNA contains:
- the LOC121053524 gene encoding proline-rich transmembrane protein 1-like, which produces MAAGAGNGGGAPSFRQPLYRCPVCPAVWPSCHELRNHLYTIHPNEAAELVIPLVQYVENSRRGGRVPPLRQAPTPPPPPAPLPPRSPVPVLTVQRSFVPLPPNPAFWEEYRGGGSPPVEIGFFFVVPPPAIAAPPAPEPAVTCGLQAASESDSESSELDILV; this is translated from the coding sequence ATGGCCGCCGGTGCGGGCAATGGAGGAGGAGCACCGAGCTTTCGTCAGCCGCTGTACCGCTGTCCGGTCTGCCCGGCGGTCTGGCCGTCGTGCCATGAGCTCAGGAACCACCTCTACACGATCCACCCCAACGAGGCTGCGGAGCTGGTGATCCCGTTGGTGCAGTACGTGGAGAATTCCAGGCGCGGCGGGAGGGTGCCGCCGCTCCGGCAAGCAccgactcctcctcctcctccggcgccgctgccgccacggTCGCCGGTGCCTGTCCTGACCGTGCAACGCTCGTTTGTGCCGCTCCCTCCGAACCCTGCATTCTGGGAGGAGTACCGCGGGGGAGGGAGCCCTCCTGTTGAGATAGGCTTCTTCTTCGTCGTGCCACCACCGGCCATtgctgcgccgccggcgcctgaGCCGGCCGTGACGTGCGGCTTACAGGCGGCGTCCGAGTCCGACTCGGAGTCATCCGAACTTGACATTCTGGTCTAG